The Christiangramia flava JLT2011 genome has a segment encoding these proteins:
- a CDS encoding TonB-dependent receptor, with protein sequence MKNVLFFAGLLLFSIQAFSQQFEISGIVTQNGKPLKDASVYVQSTGSGTFTNELGAYSLELEEGIYTIVFSYGNQKTKKVVLNQDLVLNMELAGAEESLEEVFLSAVRVNAQSPITYSNLTNEEIADRNLGQDIPVLMNYMPNVVTTTDAGAGVGYTGLRVRGSDATRVNVTINGIPYNDAESQGSFWVNLGDFASSVQNLQLQRGVGTSTNGAGAFGASLNILTDSYKEEAQAELANSIGSYNTFKHTMKFSTGLMNDHWEFAGRASKIRSDGYIDRASSDLKSYFLQGTYVDDHTLVKALTFGGKERTYQAWYGIDQETLETDRTFNPAGIYTDENGNVKFYDNQTDNYQQDHYQLLWNQEYNENWSSNIAFHYTIGRGYYEEYQEDETLSDFGMQPFDSNGETIETSDLVVRSWLDNDFYGTVFSMNYQDTNWDVTLGGGWNKYEGDHFGEVIYSRFAHNNDPYDPYYFNTADKTDFNIYGKANFAITEKLAGYADLQLRTVTYQTDGIVDDGSQFLNDDHFSFFNPKAGLTYEIRQDSQLYASYARAHREPSRNDYENGDPEPEELNDFELGWRWKNENFQLNSNLYFMDYQNQLVLTGGIDDEGAFIRQNSGNSYRLGLEVDAMFRLSEKFSIRPNIALSRNKNVDFVSTFNGELVNYGDTNISFSPEIVAGNMLEYRPVQNLELKLLSKYVGEQFMSNTEAEASKLDAYFTSDFNVQYTLQKPWIFREVVLTGLVNNIFNKKYVSNGYYYTYNVPNTDFPSGEETFEGAGYYPQATTNFLLGLNLKF encoded by the coding sequence ATGAAAAATGTATTATTTTTTGCAGGCTTGTTACTCTTTTCCATACAGGCCTTTTCACAACAATTTGAAATTTCGGGAATTGTTACCCAGAATGGCAAACCGCTCAAAGACGCTTCGGTGTATGTGCAAAGCACGGGTTCCGGGACGTTCACCAATGAGTTGGGTGCTTATTCTCTGGAACTGGAAGAAGGCATTTACACTATTGTTTTCTCTTACGGAAACCAGAAGACAAAGAAAGTAGTTTTGAACCAGGATCTTGTTCTCAACATGGAATTGGCCGGGGCTGAAGAATCTTTGGAGGAAGTTTTCCTTTCCGCGGTTCGCGTGAATGCCCAGTCGCCTATTACCTACAGCAATCTTACCAATGAGGAAATTGCCGACCGTAACCTGGGCCAGGATATTCCTGTTTTGATGAACTACATGCCAAACGTCGTTACTACGACTGATGCCGGAGCGGGCGTTGGCTATACAGGCCTGCGCGTGCGTGGTAGCGATGCAACCAGAGTGAATGTAACCATCAACGGAATTCCTTACAACGATGCGGAGAGCCAGGGTTCCTTTTGGGTGAACCTGGGAGATTTTGCGTCTTCTGTTCAAAACCTGCAATTGCAGCGTGGAGTGGGAACTTCCACCAACGGGGCCGGGGCTTTTGGTGCCAGCCTGAACATTTTGACCGATTCTTATAAAGAAGAAGCCCAGGCAGAATTGGCGAACAGCATTGGGTCTTACAATACTTTCAAGCACACCATGAAATTCAGCACCGGTTTGATGAACGATCACTGGGAATTTGCGGGCCGCGCTTCCAAAATTCGAAGCGATGGGTATATTGACCGGGCCAGCTCCGACCTGAAATCCTATTTTCTACAGGGTACTTATGTAGACGATCATACGCTGGTTAAAGCACTTACTTTCGGCGGAAAGGAGCGCACTTACCAGGCCTGGTACGGGATTGATCAGGAAACTCTAGAAACAGATCGTACTTTTAATCCTGCCGGAATTTATACCGATGAAAACGGGAATGTAAAATTCTACGATAACCAAACCGATAATTACCAGCAGGATCATTACCAGCTGCTTTGGAACCAGGAATACAACGAGAACTGGTCTTCCAACATCGCGTTTCATTATACCATCGGGCGGGGTTATTACGAAGAATACCAGGAAGATGAGACCTTGAGCGATTTCGGGATGCAGCCTTTCGATTCGAATGGCGAAACGATAGAAACTTCAGATCTGGTGGTACGTAGCTGGCTGGATAATGATTTCTACGGAACCGTTTTCAGCATGAATTACCAGGACACCAACTGGGATGTCACCCTTGGCGGGGGCTGGAACAAGTATGAAGGGGACCATTTTGGCGAGGTCATCTACAGCCGTTTTGCCCACAATAACGATCCTTATGATCCCTATTATTTCAATACGGCTGATAAAACCGATTTCAATATCTACGGAAAGGCCAATTTCGCCATTACTGAAAAACTTGCCGGTTATGCCGATCTTCAGTTGCGAACCGTTACTTACCAGACTGATGGAATCGTGGATGACGGCAGCCAGTTCCTGAACGATGATCATTTCAGCTTTTTTAATCCGAAAGCCGGGCTAACATATGAGATCAGGCAAGATAGTCAGTTATACGCTTCTTATGCCCGTGCGCATCGGGAACCAAGTCGAAATGACTACGAGAACGGTGATCCGGAGCCGGAGGAACTCAATGATTTTGAGCTGGGATGGAGATGGAAAAATGAGAATTTTCAGCTGAATTCCAACCTGTATTTCATGGATTATCAAAACCAGCTGGTGCTTACGGGCGGTATCGATGATGAAGGTGCATTCATTCGCCAGAACAGCGGGAATAGTTACCGGTTGGGACTCGAAGTAGATGCGATGTTCCGCCTTTCAGAAAAATTCAGCATTCGCCCAAATATTGCCCTTAGCCGAAACAAAAACGTTGATTTCGTAAGTACTTTCAACGGGGAACTGGTGAATTATGGCGATACCAATATTTCATTTTCTCCGGAAATCGTGGCCGGGAACATGTTGGAATATCGCCCGGTACAAAATCTGGAACTGAAACTCTTAAGCAAATATGTGGGGGAGCAGTTTATGAGCAATACCGAAGCGGAGGCTTCTAAACTCGACGCGTACTTCACATCAGATTTCAATGTGCAGTATACTTTGCAGAAACCCTGGATCTTCCGGGAAGTCGTGTTGACCGGTCTTGTGAACAATATTTTCAATAAAAAATATGTCTCGAACGGTTATTATTATACCTATAATGTTCCTAATACCGATTTTCCTTCTGGGGAAGAAACCTTCGAAGGAGCAGGATATTATCCCCAGGCGACAACCAATTTCTTATTGGGCTTGAACCTGAAATTTTAA